The Salinirubellus salinus genome segment ACGTGGGGAACTACCCGTTCACCACCATCGACCCGAACCGCGGGGTGAGTCAGGCCCGCACCGAGTGTCCCTGTCTCGACCGCGAGGAACGGTGTGGCGACGAGCACTGCCACGACGGCAAGCGCTACGTCCCGGTCGAGCTCATCGACGTGGCCGGTCTCGTCCCCGGCGCCCACGAGGGGCGTGGACTGGGCAACCAGTTCCTCGACGCGCTGACGAACGCCGACGTCATCCTGAACGTCGTGGACGCCTCCGGGGGGACGAACGCGGAGGGCGAACCGGTCGAACTCGGCTCGTACGACCCGGTACAGGACGTGGACTTCGTCGAGGAGGAGATGGACCTCTGGCTGGCGAGCATCGTCGAGCGCAACTGGGAGAGTATCGGCCGCAAATCGAGGTCGCCGGAGTTCGACCTCGACGACGCGCTCGTGGACATGCTCACGGGGGTGGGGGCGACGGAGTACGACGTGGCGCTCGTCCTGCGCTCGATGGAGTACCCGGAGGACCCGTTCCAGTGGACAGACGAGCACAAGGAGGAGCTCGCGCGGAAGATCCGCCAGCAGACGAAACCCATCGTCGTCGTCGCGAACAAGGCCGACGTGGCGCCGGCGGAGAACCTCGCGCGACTGCGCGAGGCGGCCGACATCGTCGTCCCCTGCACGGCGGAGGGTGAACTCGCGCTCCGGCAGGCCGCGAACGCCGGCCTCGTCGACTACGACCCCGGCGACGAGACGTTCGAGGTGACGGGCGACCTCAGCGACGCGCAGGCGAAGGGACTCGAACAGGTCCGCGGGGTGATGGACGAGTTCGGCGGGACGGGCGTGCAGACGGCGCTGAACACGGCCGTCTACGACCTGCTCGACCACGTCACCGCCTACCCGGTCCAGAACGAGGGGAGGTGGACCGACGGGGACGGGAACGTCCTGCCCGACGCCTTCCTGCTCCCGAGCGGGTCGACGCCGAAGGACCTCGCGTACGCCGTCCACTCGGACATCGGCGACGGCTACCTCCACGCGGTCGACGCGAAGGCCGGCCGGCGCGTGGGTGAGGACCACGAACTCGAGGAGGGCGACGTGGTGAAGATCGTCTCGACGGCGAGATGAGCGGCGAGGAGGGGAGCGAGGGGGCCGACGCCGGCCGCGACCAGCGCGTCCGCCTCACGGTCGGCGGGTTCGTCGTGGCGGCGCTCCTCGGGCTCGTGCTCGAGGCGACGCTCCTCCCGCCCGAGCAACTACCCTTCGGCGTCCAGAGCCTCTTCATCGCGGTCGGCGCGGCCGCGGGGATGTGGCTCGTGGCGGGCGAACTGGAACGCTGAGTCAGCGCCCACCTCGGCCGGCTTCGAAGCTCTGGCGGGCGTGGCCGAACGGCACGGCCAGTCCCCCGGCGAGGAGGCCGACGAACGGCGCGAGCAGGAGGACGCCGCCGGCCGCTGCGGGGTTCGCCCCAACCAGGCCGGTGAAGGCTCCGAGGACGGCTCCGGCGACGGCACCGGCAGTCCCACTCACGAACCCCGTTCCGAGTTCCGCGTCGTAGACACGGTTGGTGAGGCCCGCGACTGGTCCCGCGACGAGGGCCGCGAACGCCGGGCCGATGAGAGTCAGGGCGGCCACCCCCACCGCGACCACCGCGCCGAAACCGGCCGCAAGCAGGTCGAGCCGGGCCGTCGTGAGCGGTCCTTCCCTCCCGCCCGACCAGATGCGACGACCGACCGGCTCGTCGTTCGGGACGTTATCGGACTTCACGGCTGGACGTGTCGGCGGTCCTGTATGAGTCTTCGGGCGCTACCCGCCGAGCAGTCGGTCGGCCAGCACCACCTCGGTCCCCGCCAGCCCCACCGAGCAGAACAGCGTGACGTCGGCCGGGTCGCGTCCGAGCTCCGCCGACACCACGTCACCCAGTTCCACGAACCGCTCGGGCGCGAGGAAGGACGGGTCGCGGTAGTCCGCGTAGCCGTCGACCTGTGCGAGCGAGTCGGTGACGACGGCACTGGCACGGTCCGCGAGCGCGAGCGGCACCTCGTGAGCGCCCTCGAACTTCGGCCCGAGGGTGCAGACGTGGGTCCCGTCGCGCACCCAGTCCGGCTCGAAGACGGGCGACCGAGCGTCGGTGGCGACGTAGAGCACGTCCGACTCGCGGACTACCGGTTCGGCCGACTCGTGGGCCTCGACGGGGACGCCGAGTTTCGCGGCCATCCGCTCGGCGAACGTCTCTCTGTGCTCACGGGTCGGCGAGAACACCCGCGCCGAGTCGAACTCGCGGACCGCACAGGCGACGCGCGCGCCCATCCGGGCCTGCGGGCCGGTGCCGAGCACGCCCAGTACGGAGGCGTCGTCCCGCGCGAGGTGGTCGATGGCCACGCCGTTGAGGCCTGCCGTGCGGGCGACACCGAGGCGGTGGCCCTCGACGAGTCCGCGGAAGCGGCCGTTCTGGCCGTCCCAGACCGCGGTGAGCTGGGTGTGCCCCTCGCCGCTCCCGAGGGTCTCGTAGACGCGGAAGCCGATGGCCTCGGGGGTGGCCCCGCAGGTGAACACGAGGTCGCCCGGTGGCTCGTTCCCGCCAGCACCGACCGCCTCCACCGACCAGCGCGGTGGTGCCCGGAGTTCGCCAGTGGCGTGGAGCCTGACCGCCCGTTCCATCGCGCCGACGACCTCGCTCGGCTCGAGGGCGGCCACGTCGTCGTCCGTGAGCAGTCGCATGGTGGGGAGTCGGCGGCGGCCGACAAAACTCCGGGCGTCCTACTCGCCTTCGCGGTCGACCTCGCGGTCCGCCCGCCGCAGGTTCTCGTGGACCCCGACGACGAACGCCGGGACGACGAGCATGAAGAGGTGCTCCTCCAGCGGGATGCCGAGGAGTTCGATGCCGGTGCGGAGCGGGATGGAGAACACGCCGACCTCGAGCGTGTACCAGTCCCAGAGGTACGCGACGGGATAGAGCACGGCGACGGTCCGGGCGGCAGACCACCACGCCCGCGCCCGGTGGAGGAGGAGCGCCGCGGCGGTGCCGAACCCCACCTCCGTGACGAGGTAGGTGTACGGGCCGAACACGCCGATGTCGGGGAGCGACAGGCCCGCGAGCGGCTGGAACCAGACCGCCACGAGGAGGACGGCGAGGAAGACGTAGGCACCCCGGACCAGCAACATCGTCGCGAGTCGAGGCGGGGCGCGGTAGGCGACGGCGGCGACGAGGCCGAACGCCACGGACGCGAGCGGCGCACTCGGCGGGAGCACTCCCTCGACGGCCATCGCGAGGACGGCGAACATCCCGACGCCCATCAGGAGGTAGGCGAACGAGCGGGCCCGGGCGGGTCCGAGGACGACGGCGACGGTCCGCTTCTCGATGGAGCGGTCGTACTCGTAGTCCTTCGAGTCGTCGATGACCTTCACGCCGGCGAGCGCGAGCAGGAACACGCCGGCGAGCGCGAGGACGAGCGGCGAGAGCGACCCCGCCTGCACGTAGTAGCCCCCGAGGAGCGCCAGCGCGATGCCGGCCGGGTAGCCGACCGTGGCCGTGACCGGGTTGGTGTCGAGCTGCGGAGCGTGGAGGTAGCCGATCAGCCACCCCGGCGCGACCAGCACCGCGGCGAAGGGGTCCGTCAGGGCGACGATGGCGGCGAGGACGACGACGAACCCGAACGTCGACCCGGCGAGTGCGAGGCGACAGCCACGGGCGGTCATCGGGTGGTCGTCGTCCTCGCCGCGGCGGTGGAAGTCGACGTAGCCGTCCTTGACGTGGGCGGTGTAGAGCCCGAAGAACACCGCGAGGAGGTGGCAGACCAGCAGGGTGGTGTCGAGCGACCCCGCCAGCACCGCGCCGAACGCGGAGGTCGCCAGCGGCGGCAACATGAACACCGGGTGGACCTGCGAGGCGAGCGCCCGGGTGCCGACCGCCAGACCGGGTCCCTCGCGTGCGATTGCCATGCACGAGGATGTGTCTCCAGCGACATAAACCGTACCCGGCCCGGGTCTCCCCGCCGCCACGAACCGTCCTACTGCAGGGCGTTCGTCGCGCCGCGCATCGCCTCCAGCGCCTCCTTCAGCGTCTCCACGTCGACGGCGTAGGAGATGCGGGCGTGGCCGGCCCCGTTCGCGCCGAACGCGTCGCCCGGCACCACCACCACACCGCGGTCGATGACCTCGTCCACCCACCCGTCCGGCACGCGGGGCATCGCGTAGAACGCCCCCTTCGGCGTCGGCACGTCGAGTCCCATGTCGGTGAGGCCGTCGAGCAACACGTCCCGGCGCTCGGCGAACGCGCCGACCATCTCGTCGACGACGTCCTGCGGTCCGGAGAGCGCGGCCTCCGCGGCGAACTGGGAGGGTGCGGCGGCACACGCCTGCGCGTACTGGTGGACCCGGAGCATCCGCTCGATGCGGCGGTTCGAGGCGGCGACCCACCCGAGTCGCCACCCGGTCATCGAGTAGGTCTTCGAGCAGGCGTTGACGACGACGACGTTGTCAGTCTCGGCGAACTGCATCGGCGAGTGGTGCGCCCCCTCGAAGACGATGCGCTCGTACACCTCGTCGGAGAGACAGACCACGTCGTGCTCGTCGGCGATGCGGGCGAACTCGCGCATGTCGTCCTCGGACTGGACCGCCCCGGTCGGGTTCGCGGGCGAGCAGACGACGAACATCGCGGTGTCGTCGGTGATGGCCGCCTCGACGTCGGCGGGGTCCATCGTCAGGTCCTCGCGAAGGTCGACGGGGACGGGCGTCCCGCCAGCGAGGTGCGTCAGCGCCTCGTAGGAGACGAACCCGGGGTCCGGGATGAGCACCTCCTGTCCCGCGTCGACGTGGGCCTCGATGGCGACGTGGAGCGCCTCACTCCCGCCCGCCGTGGCGATGAGGTGCGCCGGGTCCACGTCGTAGCCGTTGTCGCGGGCCGTCTTCTCGGCGATGGCCTCTCGCAACTCGATGGTCCCCTTGTTCGACGTGTAGGCGTCCGTCGCGCCCGACTCGATGGCCTCGACGGCGGCGGTCCGGGCGTGTTCGGGCGTCGGGAAGTCCGGCTGGCCGAGCCCGAGGTTGATGGCGTCCTCGCCGGCGGCCTCGAACACCTTCCGGATGCCAGAGATGGAGACCTGTTCGACGCGACTGGAGAATCCGGTCATGTCCCCGACTCCGGCGGGGGCGCCGATAACTGTTCAGGGTCACGCCCCGCCTGCCGCCGCCGGTAGGATTTCACACCCACCGCCCGAACCCCGACCGTGCAGGTCACCGGCGTCGACTTCAGTGGCTCCGCGGAACCGGGCGAGGACGTGTGGCTCACGACCGGCGAGTGGGACGGCCAGCGGCTACGGGTGACCGACGCCCGACCCGCGAGCGAGGCGTTCGACGCGAGCGGCCGTAGGGCCGTCCTCGCTGGCCTCCGCGCGTTCGTCCGTGAGGGGGACGTGACGGGACTGGACTTCTCGTTCGGGCTCCCCCGACCGGTCCTCCCCGAGTCGGTCGATTCGTGGGCCGCGAGCCTCGGGTGGGTCCGCGAGCGCGAGTACGCGGACGCGCTGGCCGCACAGGCCGACTGGAAGGACCGGGCCCGCGCGAGTGACGCCGACGGCGTGGAACTCAAGCGGGCCACCGACCGCCCCGTGGGGGCCTCCTCGCCGTACTCGTTCATCACGCGCTACCAGACGTTCCACGGGATGCGGGACGTGCTGGGGCCGCTCGTGAGGGACGGGGCGGTGTCGGTCCAGCCGATGGTCGACCGGGACGCCGACGCGACGCTCTGCGAGATATACCCCGCGGGCACCCTCCGCGACCTCGGCCTCCCGGACACGAAGTACAAGGACGACGCGAACTACCCCGACGGCCCCGAGAGGCGCGAGCGGATTCTCGACGGCCTCGTGGCGTGTGGCGTCGAGGTGCCCGACCCGATTCGAGAGCGACTGCTCGGGGACCCGGAGGGGGACGCGCTCGACAGTCTGGTGGCGACGGTGGCGACGGCGTGGGCCGTGGACAGCGGGTTCGCTGTCGAGGAGGACCGCTACGACCCGGTTGAAGGGTACATCTACGTCTGAGTCCGCCGGTCCCGGCCGGTGGCGTGTTCCCCTCGGCGTGTCGGCGGGTGTCCGTTCACACGTGCGACGGCGAACGTGCCGCAGTTAGCATGTGTCGTCGAGTGCTTATGCCGTCAGCCAGCCATCGGAGCGTGTAGAGTCATGAAGGTACTCGTAGCCGGTGCGACCGGTACACAGGGTGGTAGCGTCGTCGAACACCTCCTCTCGGGAGCGTACGGCGACTACGACGTCTACGGACTGACCCGTGACGCCGACAGCGACGCGGCCCGCGCACTCGAGTCGCGCGGCGTGACTGTCCTCGAAGGAGACCTCACCGACGCGGCGCGGATGCGCGAGTGCTGTGAAGGGATGGACGCCGTCTTCTGCGTGACGACGTTCTTCGAGGCGGGCACAGACGCCGAGACGGCGCAGGGAATCACCCTCGTCGAGGCCGCGAAGGAAGCCGGTGTCGAGCGGTTCGTCTACTCCTCGGTCGGGAGCGCGGACGCGGCACCGTTGGCACACTTCGCGTCGAAGGCTCGCGTGGAGGAACGGATCGAGGAACTGGGGTTCGACTACACCGTCGTCCGGCCGGTGTACTTCATGCAGAACCTCGCGTCCTTCCAGGCCGAGGAGATCGCCGACGGGACGGTGACGATCCCCATGTCGCCCGACACGCCGCTCGCGCTCCTCGACGCGACGGACATCGGCAAGACCGTCGCGATGGCGCTCGCCGACCCCGAGCGGTTCGTCGGCACGACGGTCGAACTCGCCGGCGACAACCGAACCCCAGCGGAGATCGCGGCCGCCCTCTCGGACGTCGTCGGCCACGACGTTGCGCACGTCCGCCCGGACATCGACGACTACCGGGCGATGGCCGGCGACGAGATGGCCGACATGTACGCCTGGTTCGAGGAGGGTGGCTACGGGGCGAACCCGATGGCCGACGCGGAGACCTACGGCATCGAACCGAACGACTTCGAGACGTTCCTCTCCGAGAGCGAGGCGTTCCGGTCGTCCCGGCCCGTCGCCAGCTGAGACCGGACCCGCCGCGGTGACACCCACCGCACAACCGCACCCTTTTGCGCGTCGGCCCGCTTCTCCAACCAATGACTGACCCCGCGAACCTCTCGGTCACCGTCGTCGACGGCTACGTCGACGAACCGGCGCACTTCGGGGTCCCGCCGTACATCTCCACCTACCCGCGCTACACCGCGGGGGCCATCGTCGACGCGGGCGTCCCCGAGGAACAGGTCCGGTACCTGACCATCGACGCGTTGCGCGAGGACCGGAACCTGTGGCGCCACGTCGACGAGGCCGACCTGATGGTCTACGTCGGCGGGATGACCGTCCCCGGCAAGTACGTCGGTGGCACGCCCGCCGAACCCGACGAGGTGAAGGAACTCGCGTGGACCGCGAACGGGACGACGCTGCTGGGGGGTCCCATCCGGTTCGGCGTCGGCGAGCAGAACGAGGGCGCGAGCGACATGGAGCGAAAGGACCTCGACTACGACTTCGTCGCCAAGGGCGACGTCGAGGCCGCCGCCTACGACCTCGTCCACGGGGGCATGGAGGGGTTCGGCGACCGCGTCCGCTCGAACGAGGAGATCGACCGCTGGGGCGCGAAGGGGGCGTTCGTCGTCGAACAGCACCCGAACCACCCCGAGTACCTCATCGCGGAGATGGAGACCTCGCGGGGGTGTGCCTACCGGTGTTCGTTCTGTACGGAACCGCTGTACGGGAACCCCGCGTTCCGCACGGCCGACTCGGTCGTCAAGGAGGTGGAGCACCTCTACGACCGCGGCCTGCGACACTTCCGCCTCGGCCGGCAGGCCGACATCCTCGCGTTCGGTGGGGACGGCGAGGCGCCGAACCCCGAGGCGCTGCGCGACCTGTACGGCGGTATCCGCGAGGTGGCCCCCGACCTCGGGACGCTCCACCTCGACAACATGAACCCGGTCACGATAACGGAGTACCCCGAGGAGTCACGGGAGGGCATCCGCATCATCGCGGAACACAACACGCCCGGCGACACCGCCGCGTTCGGGCTGGAGTCGGCCGACCCCGTCGTCCAGGAACAGAACAACCTCCTCGTCACGGCCGAGGAGTGTCTGGAGGCGGTCCGCATCGTCAACGAGGAGGCCGGGTGGCGACCGGGCGAGGACCCCGGGAGCGGGCCGACGTTCGGTGACGACGCGGCGCCACGGCTCCCGAAGCTCCTGCCCGGCATCAACCTCGTCCACGGGCTCGCGGGCGAGCGACCCGAGACCTACGAGCACAACAAGCGGTTCCTCCAGTCGGTGCTGGACGAGGGGCTGATGCTCCGTCGGGTGAACATCCGGCAGGTGATGGCGTTCGCGGGCACGGAGATGGCCGAGACGGGCGCGGACGTCGCGAAGTCCCACAAGGAGCAGTTCAAGCCGTACAAGCGGGAGGTGCGTGAGACCATCGACAACCCGATGCTGCAGCGGGTGGTCCCACCCGGGACGGTCCTCCCGGACGTCCACCTCGAGTACCACCAGGACGGCAAGACGTTCGGCCGGCAACTGGGGACCTACCCGCTGCTCGTCGGGATTCCGGAGGAACGCGAACTCGGACGGGCCATCGACGTGGCCGTGACGGGCCACGGCTACCGCTCGGTGACCGGGGTCCCCCATCCCCTCGACGCGAACGAGGCGACAATGAAGGAACTACAGGCCATCCCCGGTATCGGCCGGCAGCGGGCGGGCGACATCGTGGTCGGGCGACCGTACGTCTCCCCGGCGGAGGTGCCGGGGGCCGCGGAGTTCTCGCTGGAGCGGTTCCTCTCGGTTCGACCCGCGGGGCGGGCCGACTGAGCGACTGCCCCGGCGGGGAAGTGATTTCCCGTCGACACGTTCGGTCCTCACTGGTGCCAGCTCGGGGCGGTATTATCACGTCCGGTAACGTCATTCGCTCGATTTCGCGCCCCTGAGCGTTTGTCGAAGCAGGCGTTATCACGAACGGAAGGCGCGCGAGCGTGGTATATATACCGCCGCGAAAGCGGTGGTGAGGACGATGCAGGCGAACGGGGTGGACGAACCGACGGTGCTGGTGGTCGACGACGGCCCGGGCGTGGCGGACACGTCCGCGCGCCGTCTCGAGGACGAGTACCGGGTCGGCGTGACCTATAGCGGCGAGGACGCGCTCGACTACCTGCGTGCGTTCCCCGTCGACGTCGTGGTGCTCGAACGACGGGCGGCCGACTACCGCGCCTCCGACGATGGGGTCGTCGGGTCCTCAGCAGCCCACGAATAGCCATCCGAACGAGTCGCCGATTCCTTCCGCGCCTTCCTCCGACCGGTCTCGAGGGACCGACCTCGGAGTGAACGGCACTCTCACACCGTCAGCGTGTCGAGACACTCCGCCGGCGACCACTGAAGTAGGGGGAAGGGAAGACACTTACTGGGCGACGACCACCCCTCGCCAATGAGCGTCGAGGTGAGTGTCGTCCTCCCGGCCTACAACGAGGAGCGGACCATCGAGTCGACGGTCGGGACGACCCTCGAGACGCTGGCCGAGTTCCTCCCCGAGGGCTCGTACGAGGTCATCGTCGCCGAGGACGGCTGTGCGGACCGTACGCCCGAGATCGCCGACCGGCTCGCCGCCGAGGACGACCGGGTGCGGCACGTCCACAGCGACGAGCGACTGGGCCGCGGGGGGGCCCTCGAACGCGCGTTCGAGGCCGCACGTGGCGAGACGCTGGTCTACTTCGACACGGACCTCGCGACGGACATGCGACACCTCGAGGAGCTGGTCGAGTCCATCCGCTCGGGCGAGTACGACGTGGCAACCGGGTCGCGCTGGATGCCCGAGAACGTCGCCGACCGGCCGGCCAAGCGCGGTATCCCCTCTCGCGGGTTCAACACGATGACCCGCCTGTTCCTCTCCTCCGAGCTGCGCGACCACCAGTGTGGGTTCAAGGCGTTCGACCGCGAGGCGCTGTTCCACATCCTCCCGGACGTGCAGGACGACCACTGGTTCTGGGACACGGAGGTGCTCGTGCGCGCCCAGCGCGAGGGCTACCGGGTCAAGGAGTTCGCCGTCGACTGGGAGCCCAGGGGCGACACCAAGGTCGACCTCGTCCGCGACGTGCTGGGGATGGGGAGCCAGATACTCAGGACGTGGTGGGAGTTCTCCGTCCAGCCGCGCATCACCCGCCGGGTGACGCTCGCCGGTGGCACCCTCCTCGTCCTCGTCGCGCTGGCGCTGATGACCGTCTACCTCGACCCGACGGCCGTCCTCGAGGCGCTCGAAGGGGCCGACCCCACGCTCGTCGGCGTCGCCGCGCTGGTCTACCTCCTCTCGTGGCCGGTGCGTGGCGCCCGGTACCGCGACATCCTCGCCGAACTGGGCCACCGGGGGACCGTCGGCTTCCTCACGGGCGCCATCTTCATCTCGCAGACCGGGAACCTCGTGTTCCCCGCCAGAGCGGGTGACGCGGTCCGTGCCTACGTCGTGAAGGCCCGACGGTCGGTCCCCTACCCCTCGGGGTTCGCGTCGCTCGCCGTCGAGCGGGTGTTCGACCTCCTGACCATCACGGCGCTCGGGGGCGCGACGCTCGTGGTGCTCTCGCTCTCGGGGTACGACTTCGGCGGCCTGCAGGCGCTCCCGCCGGAGTACCGACAGAGCGGCCGGACCGCGCTGCAGGTGTCGGCGCTCGTCGCCGGCGTGGCCGTCACCGGCCTCGTGGCGCTCGTCCTGAGCGCCCGGACGGGCGACGGGACCCGCGTCCGTCGTCTCGTCGGACGGCTCTCCGACGACTCCTACGCAGACTACGTCGCCAGCGTCATCGAGCGGTTCGTCGGCGACATGCAGGCGGTGGCGAGCGACCGGCGAGCGTTCGCCCGCGTCGGCGCCACCAGCCTCGCGGTCTGGACGCTGGACGTGATAACGGCGGCCGTCGTCTTCGCCGCGTTCGACGTGGGCCTCGCCCCGCTCGCCCTGCTCGGCATCTCCTTCTTCGCCGTCTCGGTCGGGAACCTCGCGAAGGTGCTCCCGCTCTCGCCGGGCGGTATCGGCCTCTACGAGGGCGCGTTCACCCTCCTCGTCGTCGCGCTGACCGGCATCGCGTGGCCCGTCGCGCTGGCCGCGGCCATCGTCGACCACGCGGTGAAGAACCTCGTCACCGTCGTGGGTGGCGTCGCGTCGACGCTGGCGCTGAACGTCTCGCTGACGACGGCCGTGGAGGAAGCGAGTGAGGCGGAGGAGGACGTGGTGCGGAGCGACGACTGAGGTCCCGCGTCACCGGTAGTGGTCGGTCACGAACGGCCCGAGCGCCCCCGCCACGGCGTGGGCCAGCGCCGAGGTCCGGTCGCTCGCACCGCCGGTGAACACCCCCGCCGCACCCTCGCCGTGCTTGATGCCCGCCGTGCCGAGATACTCGTCGAGGACGGGGCCGAGTTCGCCGCCCTCCCGGACGGGGTCGGCGACGACGTCGGGGAGGACGAGCGACGGGCCGGTGCCGTACCCCCAGCGGTCCCCGTCGGTGACGGCGGCCCACATGACGAGCCACAGTCGGCCGTCGGTGCCCTCGAACGCCCCCTCGAGCGTCGCTACCCCGCCCTCGAGGCCGACGCCGTGAGTCGCGGCCGTGTCGCTCGCGTCGAGGGCCCGACGGGCGCGATTCTCGGCACCCGCTCGGCAGGCTGCGTGCCCCCGTGGCTGGTCGCTCACGCCCGAGTCGACGCCGAACGCCAGCACCGTTGCATCCTCCGGCGCGGCCCGTTCCGTCGCCCGGCGCTTCACCGGGTTCTCGCTGCCGACGACCAGTTCCATGCCCCGACGACTCGCGCCGTGGGATTGTCGGTTGCCCTCTGGCCGCGTATTTAAATATCGCCGTTGGTCGGCTCTCCACGGCCAGTACGGGCCGTCTGGCGCTGTCTCCTCTGAGCCTACCAATACGCTCAAATACGCACTCCGAGTAGTTAGAGTAGCGAACAGACGTCGGGCGCTCGGGGGGGGGGGCTCGCTCGGCGACATCCGCCTTCACCGATGAGCGAGAACGTACGCGAACGAGAGACCGAGCGAGAACAGGAACGGGACGACGAGCGCGTGGGGTGTCCCGAGTGTGGCGGCGACGTGGTGGCCGACGCAGAGCACGGTGAGACCGTGTGTCAGGACTGTGGCCTGGTGATCGAGGAGGACACCGTCGACCGCGGCCCGGAGTGGCGCGCGTTCGACGCCGGCGAGCGCGACCGGAAATCGCGGGTCGGCGCCCCGACGACGAACATGATGCACGACAAGGGGCTGTCGACGAACATCGACTGGCGCGACAAGGACGCCTACGGCAACTCGCTGGGCTCCAGACAGCGCCAGAAGATGCAGCGGCTCCGCAAGTGGAACGAGCGGTTCCGCACCCGCGACTCGCGCGAGCGCAACCTCAAGCAGGCGCTCGGCGAGATCGACCGGATGGCCTCGGCGCTGGGGCTGCCCAAGAGCGTCCGCGAGACGGCCAGCGTCATCTACCGCCGCGCCCTGACCGAGAACCTCCTGCCGGGGCGCTCCATCGAGGGCGTGGC includes the following:
- a CDS encoding inosine/xanthosine triphosphatase, with the protein product MELVVGSENPVKRRATERAAPEDATVLAFGVDSGVSDQPRGHAACRAGAENRARRALDASDTAATHGVGLEGGVATLEGAFEGTDGRLWLVMWAAVTDGDRWGYGTGPSLVLPDVVADPVREGGELGPVLDEYLGTAGIKHGEGAAGVFTGGASDRTSALAHAVAGALGPFVTDHYR
- a CDS encoding transcription initiation factor IIB; the encoded protein is MSENVRERETEREQERDDERVGCPECGGDVVADAEHGETVCQDCGLVIEEDTVDRGPEWRAFDAGERDRKSRVGAPTTNMMHDKGLSTNIDWRDKDAYGNSLGSRQRQKMQRLRKWNERFRTRDSRERNLKQALGEIDRMASALGLPKSVRETASVIYRRALTENLLPGRSIEGVATSAVYAAARQAGVPRSLDEVAGVSRVEKSEIARTYRYVVRELGLEVAPADPESYVPRFVSELGLSEEVDIRARQLLVNAKKQGVHSGKSPVGLAAAAVYAAALLTNERTTQSAVSEVADISEVTIRNRYHELLEAEQNAKGAA
- a CDS encoding flippase-like domain-containing protein; the encoded protein is MSVEVSVVLPAYNEERTIESTVGTTLETLAEFLPEGSYEVIVAEDGCADRTPEIADRLAAEDDRVRHVHSDERLGRGGALERAFEAARGETLVYFDTDLATDMRHLEELVESIRSGEYDVATGSRWMPENVADRPAKRGIPSRGFNTMTRLFLSSELRDHQCGFKAFDREALFHILPDVQDDHWFWDTEVLVRAQREGYRVKEFAVDWEPRGDTKVDLVRDVLGMGSQILRTWWEFSVQPRITRRVTLAGGTLLVLVALALMTVYLDPTAVLEALEGADPTLVGVAALVYLLSWPVRGARYRDILAELGHRGTVGFLTGAIFISQTGNLVFPARAGDAVRAYVVKARRSVPYPSGFASLAVERVFDLLTITALGGATLVVLSLSGYDFGGLQALPPEYRQSGRTALQVSALVAGVAVTGLVALVLSARTGDGTRVRRLVGRLSDDSYADYVASVIERFVGDMQAVASDRRAFARVGATSLAVWTLDVITAAVVFAAFDVGLAPLALLGISFFAVSVGNLAKVLPLSPGGIGLYEGAFTLLVVALTGIAWPVALAAAIVDHAVKNLVTVVGGVASTLALNVSLTTAVEEASEAEEDVVRSDD